From the Tenacibaculum dicentrarchi genome, the window TCTTTAAAAATTTCGGCATCGAAAACACGTTTTCCGTTTACACTCTTTCCTGCTCCAAAATAACCTGTTCCTACTTGAAAAATTAAATCACCACCTTGTAAATGATGTGGCGATATTCCACCTTCGCCAGTATTATGAGCAAAATCAGCCATTTTAGCACCTTGATTTAACGCCATAATTGCGTTTTTACTTAACGAACCAAAAGACATCGCCGAAATATTAATAATAGAAGCATCGTATTTTTGAGTACATTTATCAGAACCAAAAAGCACTCTTTCACCATCAATATGATGATGGTCTTTTGGAAATAACGAATGTTTTACAAACTCATATCCTTTTTCATATAAATTATGTTGCGTACCAAAAGGAACGGTTTCAATTTCTTTTTTAGAACGCTGATAAACAAGACTTCTTTTTTCTCTATTAATTGGTGTTCCGTTTAAATCATCTTCAATAAAATATTGTTGAATTTTTTCACGCTCTTCTTCAAAAACCCATCGCAAACGAGCTACCACAGGAAAAGAACGCATTAAAGAATGGTTTTGTTGAATAAAAGCATCATATAAAGCTAATAAAGTTACTGCCGATGCAATTGTTAATAAAATAAAATTCCCCATTTCAGGCATAAAATAAACCAATATACCGCACAAGGCATTAACAATAATAATAACAGCAAGAATTGTATCTCTCATTTTTATAAATTTTGTAGGCTAAAATACAAGATTTTCAGCATAAAAAAAGCTCTAACTAGTGTTAGAGCTTTTAAATATTGTAGATATTTGAAATTACTTCTTGAATTTCGCATATTTATTTTTGAACTTATCAATACGTCCAGCAGTATCTATTAATTTAGATTTACCTGTATAGAAAGGGTGAGAAGTTCTTGAAATTTCTAATTTGATTAATGGATACTCTGTTCCTTCTACGTCTAAAGTTTCTTTAGTGTTAGCAGTTGAACGTGTTAAAAATACATCTCCGTTAGACATATCTTTAAAAGCTACCATTCTATAATTTTCTGGATGTATTCCTTTACGCATCTTAAATGACTTTTAAATTGTTTATTTTTTTTATCAAACATTGTAAAAATGGTAAGGTTTTACACTAAAAATAAATTTTAGCTGTTTGAGATTGCAAATTTAACCATATTTTTTAATTTTCAAACAAATAAATTGTTTTAATTTGTAGTATAATCGAATAAACAAGAAATCAAACCATAAAATATGCGTATTTACTCCTACTTAGCCTTCGCTTTATCAATAACGTGCATCACTTCTTGTAGTCAATCAGACTACAAATTTAAGTTAGATACCTCTAAAAAAACTACTTTAGGGCAAAAAGCTGCTATTAAATTCGAACAAATTAAAGGTGAAAAGATTGATTCTGTTCATTTGTTTATCAATAAAAAACGTGTAAATAAAACTCAAACAAACGTTAGCATTAATACTGCCGATTTTGGTGTTGGTAAACATGCGGTAACTGCGCTAGCTTTTTATCCGAAGAAATCTAAAAAAATTACTGGAGCTATTGAAATTTTAGCCCAAAATGCACCTGCCGTTTATAGCTACAAAGTTATAAATACCTATCCGCATGATAAAAAATCTTATACCCAAGGCTTAGAATTTAAAGATGGTTTTTTATACGAAACTACTGGGCGTAGAGGCGAATCTACCCTACGAAAAGTAGCTTTAAAAACGGGGGAAGTTCTTCAGAAAATTGATTTAGATAAAAAATATTTCGGTGAAGGAATGACTATTTTTAACAATAAAATTTACTGGTTAACCTGGCAAGCTCGCAAGGGTTTTATTTACGATTTAGAAACTTTTAAACAACTTGGCGAATTTGATTATAAAAACAGTAATCAAGGTTGGGGATTAACGCACAACCAAAATGAGTTGATTAAAACAGATGGAACCAATAAAATATGGTTTTTAAATGCCGATAATCAAACAGAAAAAAGAAATATTCAGGTTTATACCAATAAATATGCGGTTGATAACTTGAATGAAATTGAATTAATTAACGGGAAAATTTACGCCAATAAATGGCAACAAAATTCTATTTTAATTATCAATCCTAAAACAGGAGCTGTTGATGGCGTTGCTAACTTAAACGGGTTAAGAGATATTGTTGCAAAAAATCAAACTTTAGATGATAATGACGATGTTTTAAACGGAATTGCTTACGATGCTCAAAATAATCGCTTGTTTGTTACCGGGAAACATTGGGGTAAATTATTTGAAATTGAACTAATTAAAAAATAATACTTTTACTTTTTTAATTATTATTAGCGTCTGTTTAAAGTTCATTTAAAAACGTTTTATAACTAAAAAAGAATACGTCAACCTGAATTTATTTCAGGTTAGCATCCTGATTTGCCGTAATTATTGGCTTTTTTTGATGATTCTTGTCAATTCGAGTGATTTTAATGACTAAAAGGAATTAAAATTGTATCGAGAATTTGAATTCTTTTATGTTGATAAATTCTAATTGACTTTAATATTAAATAAGTTCTCGATACAATTTTTTGAGGAAAAAAAATCACTCGAACTGACAGTTTATTTAATTTTAAACAGCCGCTTAACTTAAACAACTAACAACATTTATATATGAGATATTTATTACTGATTTTAGCTAGTATTAGTTTAATTGTTGTTAGTTCTTGCAGAAAAGATTTTAATACTGTTCCGAATTTTGGAAAATTAGAATTTTCAAAAGACACCATTTTTTTAGATACCATTTTTTCAAATATCGGCTCTACAACGCACACTTTAAAAGTATATAACCGATCTAATAAAGCTATTACAATTCCTGAAATTAAATTAGAAAACGGAGCTACTTCTAAATACCGTTTAAACGTTGATGGATTGTCGGGTAAAAATTTTACCGATATTAATATTTTAGCCAAAGACAGCATGTATATTTTTATAGAAACTACTGTCGACTTCAATAATATTCCAACACCTTTATATACCGATAAATTACTTTTTGATAACGGAAATAAGCAGCAAAAAGTACCATTAATTACCTTAATTAAAGACGCTTATTTTATATTTCCTTCAAAAAACAACAGCAATTTTAAAACACTTACTATCGATGGTAAAAACACTAAAATAGCCTGTCGTTTTTTAACTGACGATGAATTAAATTTAACCGATAAAAAACCCTATGTAATTTATGGATATGCGACTGTTCCTTCGGATAAAAAACTAACAATCAATGCAGGGACAAACATTTATTTCCATAAAAACTCAGGTTTAATTATTGATAAAAAAGCCCGCTTAAAAATTAACGGAACACTGGATAAAAAGGTAACCTTTCAAGGCGATAAACTAGCACATCATTACCGTAAAACTCCAGGGCAATGGGGCTGTATTTGGCTGCGTTCAGGAAGCTTGAATAATGAGATTAATCATGCCATTATAAAAAATGGAACTGTAGGTGTTTTAGTCGATAATATTGGGCAAAAAAACAGCCCTACTCTTCTAATTAAAAACACCGAAATTTATACTAATTCCTACTACGGTATTTTAGGAAGAGATACACATATTGAAGCCGAAAACCTAGTTATTGGTAACGCAGGAAAAGCATCTTTAGCATGTATTTCTGGTGGAAATTATAATTTTACACACAGTACATTTGCCAATTATTGGAACAATAGTATACGTCAAAAACCAACTGTTTTTATAAATAATTATAACACTTTTACAGATGATAATCAAACAGTAAAAACCATCACAGAAGATTTAATAAACGCTAATTTCATCAATTGTATTATTGAAGGAAATAACAATACCGAACTTATCTTTGATAAAAAAGAAGATGGTATTTTTAATTATCGTATTGAAAATTCATTAATTCGTGGCGCTTCTAATAATTCTTTAAACTTTAATGATGCCACACATTTTAAAAACATCCTTTTAAATGGAAACCCAAATTTTAAGGATGTTGATGAAAACGATTTTAGAATCGGCGAAAACTCCGATGCTATTAATAAGGCAAAAAAAACAAGTACATTTAACGATATTTTAAATATTTCAAGAAAAACAAATCCTGATATTGGCGCATATCAGCACATAACATTTAAAAAAGATGAGTAAAAACATAGTAATTACAGGAACTAGCCGAGGGATTGGTTTTGAGTTGGCACAAAAATTTGCAAACCAAGGACACAACGTATTAGCATTATCAAGAAACACAAAACCTTTAGAGCTTGTAAATCATAAAAACATCACAGCTTTATCGGTTGATTTATCAAATAATGATGATTTAAAAAAAGCCACTGATTTTATTAAAAAACAATGGAATAATGTTGATATTTTAATCAATAATGCTGGTAAATTAATCAACAAACCTTTTACCGAATTAACAACTTCCGATTTTGAAGAAGTTTATAAAGTGAATGTTTTTGCAGTTGCCGAAATCACAAAACAACTGATTCCGTTTATGAAAAAAGGAAGTCATGTTGTTACCATTAGCTCAATGGGTGGAGTTCAAGGAAGTTTGAAATTTGCAGGTTTGGCGGCATATAGCTCGGCAAAAGGTGCGGTAATTACCTTGTCAGAATTATTAGCGGAAGAATATAAAGAACAACAAATAGCCTTTAATGTTTTAGCTTTAGGAGCTGTACAAACAGAAATGCTTGAAGAGGCTTTCCCTGGTTATATTGCACCTTTATCGGCAAAAGAAATGGCTGACTATATTTTTGATTTCTCATTAACAGGAAGTAAATATTACAACGGACAAGTATTACAGGTTTCTAGCTCTAATCCATAAAACATTTCAAAAAAGCATAAAAATTAATTTGATATAAAAATTATGAATAGCCTTCAAGTAGAAAATAAAAACATCACTGTAAATAGCAATCAAAAAAGCGTAGGGATTTCTTTATTACTAACAATTTTTCTAGGTCCATTAGGGCTGTTATATTCAACAAATACAGGATTTATTGTTATGTTAATTTTTAATATTTTCCTTGCAATTATAACAACTATTAGTACACTTTTCTTAGGTTTTTTAGGATTATTTATTTTGATATTTGGTTTTTCTGTAATTTGGATAATACAAATTATATGGGGTATAATAGCGGTTAATAATTATAATTCTCAAAACACTAATCATTAAAAACATACTCCTTAAATATATTCCCGAAAAAGCGGTTCCGTTAGTTGAGTATTTAATTAACGAACATAAAATCAATCTAAAAATTGTAAATCAGCGACAAAGTAAACACGGTGATTTTAGAACTTTTTCGAACGGAGAAACACAAATAACTGTTAATAATAATTTAAATAAACATCAGTTTTTATTAACATTAATTCATGAAATTGCACATCATATTACGCATAAAAAATTTGGACAAGTACAGCCTCACGGCAAAGAATGGAAAACTATCTTTCAACATTTAATGTTACCTTTTTTGTATCCTGCTATTTATCCGAAGAAAATACTTCCTTACTTGGCTAATTATCTTAAAAACCCGAAGGCAAGTACCGATTCCGATGTTCATTTATCGCTAGCTTTAAGAGATGGAAAAGCTGAAACTGGTAAAAAATTTATTTTTGAAATTCCGAAAGAAAGTACTTTTCAATTTAAAAATACCTTATATAAAAAAGGAAATAAGCGAAAAACACGTTACGAATGCTTAAATTTAACAAATAAACGAGTCTATCTTTTTAATCAAAATGCAGAAGTTATAAACCTCTGACATTAAAAAATTAACAGCTTATGAATAACAATTATTACGCAGTAATTATGGCAGGTGGTGTCGGTTCTCGGTTTTGGCCTGTAAGTACACAAGAATATCCGAAGCAATTTCATGATATGTTAGGTACTGGTGAATCGTTAATTCAACGTACTTTTAATCGAATTAATCAATTAATTCCTGCCGAAAATATTTTAATTTCAACCAATGAACATTACGAAGAATTAGTTTTAAAACAATTATCAAAAACTAGCAAACGGCAATTATTATTAGAGCCTACAATGCGAAATACCGCACCGTGTATTTTGTATTCAGCTTTAAAAACATACGCTCAAAACCCTGATGCGGTACTATTAATTGCACCTTCCGATCATTGGATTGAAGATGAAATTGAATTTTTAAATAACATAAAAACAAGCTTTGAAGTATCTGAAAAAAATGATATTTTAATGACCCTTGGTATTCAGCCCAATGCCCCAAACACAGGCTATGGTTATATTAAGTTTGAAGAAAATTCTGTAGAAGATTCAACCATTAAAAAAGTAAAAAAATTTACCGAAAAACCCAATTTAGAAACTGCAAAAGAATTTTTAAAAAATGGTGATTTTTTATGGAATGCGGGAATTTTTGTTTGGTCGGCTAAGAGTATTTTAAAAGCTTTTAAAGATCATTTACCTGAAATGTTTGCTATTTTAAATACTGATAATAATATTTATAATACTAATTTAGAAGCTAGTTTTATCAAAAAAAATTATGAAAAATGTGAAAATATTTCGATTGATTACGGCATAATGGAGCGTTCAGATAATGTATATGTATTACCCATTAATGTTGGTTGGAATGACCTCGGGACTTGGGGTTCATTATATCAAAAATTAAATAAAGATACTCAGCAAAATGCTGTTGTAGGTGCAAATGCTATTTTTAGAGATGCAAATGGAAATATGGTTAGCACAGAAAATGGTAAAAAAATAATCATTCAAGGGCTAAACGATTTTATTATAGTCGAAAAAGAGGATACTATTTTAATTTGCCCTAAAAAAGATGAACAAGACATTAAGCAAATTAGCGCATTAGCAACTACCGAGTTTTCAAAATTAAACTAAAAAACAGCGCCTTTTTAACTAAAAAAAGGCGCTGTTATCTTTTGAATTACTTTCAGCTTATTCTCAAATTAATTTTTAATTTTAATAAAACCTAACTTACTCAAAAAAAGCATAATGCAATAAGTCACATCAATTTCATGCCATCTTACACCACCAAAATTAGCACGACTTCCGTGGGCATGATGATTATTATGATAGCCCTCGCCCATCATTAAAAAATCAAAAGGTAATAAATTTTTAGAAGTATCGCTTACTTTAAAGTTTACATAACCGTAAATATGTGCAAACCAATTGATAATTACTCCATGAATTGGTGCCATTAAAAAAGCAACAGGTAATAATAACCACTGCCACCAAGCAGTTGCAAAAAAAACAAAAAAGACCACATACAATGCCGCCCAAACTAATCTTGAAAATTTAGAACTTGCAAAAGTATCAAAACTTTTCCATTGTGGTACGTTTTTAGTAAATTTAGCCTGAATTTCAATTCGTTGGTTATTAATATCTTGATATACATTTTTAGTACGCCACATCATTTTAAATAAATTACTATCGTATTTAGGCGAATGTGGGTCTTTTTCAGTATCGGCGTAGGCATGGTGCATTCGGTGCATTACCCCATAGCCGTAAGCGCTCAAATAATTAGATCCTTGAAAAATCCAGGTAAGTACAAAACATACTTTTTCTGCAAATTTTGACATCGTAAAACTCTGATGTGCAGCATATCTATGTAAAAAAAAGGTTTGAAAAAACAACCCTGAATACCATAAAAAAATTATAAAAATTACTATTGTCATTCTTGTACGTTTAAAACACAAAGAACCTACTTTTATAGCACAAAAAAAATGAACCTAAGTTAAGTAATTCGCTTTCTGATACGACTTAAAGCTTGCGCTGTAACACCAATATAAGAGGCTATATATTTTAATGGAATTGCTTTTATAAGCTCTGGGCGTTCATCAAATAATTTCAAATAACGCTCTTCGGCTGTTTCGTTTAATAACGATTGTTCTCGCTTCGATTTTATTAAATATAAGCGCTCTGACGAAATTCTACCTAAAGCATTTCCGATACTTGTTTGCTGATAAACCTTTTGTAAATCATCGTATGACATACTCCACATTTCAACATCGGTAAGGGTTTCTAATTCATATAATGACGGGGCTTGTGTTAAAAAAGAATCATAAGCACTTACAAATTCATTACTAAAACAAAAACCAAAAGTAATTTCTTTGTCTTTATCCTGGTCTTTTCTAGGGATAAAAAAACGAACAATCCCTTTATCTATAAAAGAAATAAAATTTTCGACCTCGCCTACGTTTAAAAGTTTTGTGCGTTTTTTTACCTTTCTTAGTTTTAATCTAGAGGTAAAAAATTGCCAATCGCTATCATTAATTAATAATGATTTTTCTAGATAGGTTCTAATATTTACAATACTCATGTTTAGCTACAATCTGTTATCAATAATCCTTGCAATACCTCAGAATTTTATAACATAGAAACATCGCCTAAATTATCTAATTCGTTATGTACAATTTTACGCAAGATACAACGCATAATTTTACCTGACATTGTTTTTAATAAACCTATTGTAAACTGAATTTTATATAACCGCTCATTAATTTTATTCTTTTTAACTAAAAATAAGACATTAAGCTAAAAAAACTTAAAAGAGAGCAAAAAAATAAAATTACATCTATATATATTGTTTTAAGCGGTGTTTATTATTTTTAAATAGTAGTACTTAAAAAAACTCTAAAAACACCTTAAAAACACATTTAAAAGCTTATTATTTTTTTGATTTTGATAAAAAAGACGAATATGTATGCTAATTCTTAAAAACCAATTTCTTAACAGTAACTTTATTTTCATACTAAAAAGATAACAATAACAAAAACAGAAGATAAAGTAATTAAACGAACTTTAGTCTTTAAAATTTCAATAAACAAAATGAAAAGTTAACAGCATAAAATAATTCCCCCTTAATTAATTTAACCTAAGAGATCAATGATACAAAATAATTTAATTTTTCAAATATACTGAAAGAGCAACAACAATACTTGAACAATCGTATTTATAAATTGAACGATTGTATTAATTATTTAAACAATACTGCTTTCTAAAAAATTAGACAATATTCATTAATCTCTTTAAAAAATATTTAAAACACTATGAAATCCCTTCTTCAACACCTTAAAACAAGAAAACTTGCTTCATTTATTGAAAATAAAACGATTTATACTTCTCCCTGTGCTGAATTAACTATTTTTAAAACCAATAAAGTTACTAAAAATATTTTTTTAGATTTTGATGCTCCTATTATTGCTAGCATCATAACAGGTAAAGCAATTATGGATTTTGAAAAAACAATGCCATTCTCTTTTATACCTGGAGAAACATTAATCATTCCTGAAGAAAATAGTGTACGTATTGATTTTCCTGAAGCCTCAGAACTTAACCCTACAATATGTTTAGGTTTGGTTATTGACCCGAATAAAATAAATGATGTCATTTCTAATTTTAACGAAAAAACTATTCTTCAAAGAGAAAATAATAATTGGGATTTTAAAAAGAAAGCCGCACATTTAAATAACAATATCGAAATAGATATTCTTGTAAAAAAAATTACAGATACTTTTATTAAAGATACAAAATCAAAAGATGCTTTATTAAATCTGATGATTCAAGAATTGATTATTCGCTTGTTACAAAGTAAAGCACGCAAACTTATTTTAAGAAAAGTAAACGATGAATTTAGTGATACTCGTATAAGCTATGCTGTTAAATACATTCAAGAAAATTTAACCAAAAGTAATTTAACGCTAGACAAAGTTGCCGAAAAAGCCTGTATGAGCAAATCTCATTTTTTCAAGAAATTTAAAAGCACTTTAGGTATTACTCCTATTGATTATATCAATTCTGAAAAAATTAAATTTGCTAAAAAACTGATTAAGAAAAACCCTGACCAAAACATTTCTGATATTGCTTATAAAGCAGGTTTTAATAATGTAACCTATTTTAATCGTCTTTTTAAAAAGAATGAACTAATAACACCTCAAAAATTTAAGATATCTTTGTCAAAAATAACAGCATATAACTATTGATACCACTCCTTGAAACTTTTTTTTTAAACTGGCAACTACTATTGCTTTTTTTTAGTATTGCCATACTATACGCTTCCGTTGGTTTTGGTGGCGGCTCTAGTTATTTAGCGGTGTTAGTACTCACAGGTATTGCCTATTCACAAATAAGAGCCACCTCATTACTTTGTAATATTGTGGTAGTATTTAGCAATGTAGTATTCTTTCAAAAAGAAAAATTAATACATTGGAAAAAAATAAGCCCCTTGGTTTTTTGTAGTGTTCCAATGGCTTTTTTAGGCGGTTTTATCAAAATTAATCAAACGGCATTTTTTATTATTTTAGGAATTACATTATTTATTGCTTCGCTTATTATGTGGTTTTCAAATACTACTAACTACAAAAAGCAATATAAAACAAGTAACTACAAAAATGCAAGTTATGGAGCTACTATCGGTTTTATTTCGGGGATGATAGGAATTGGTGGCGGTATTTTCTTAGCGCCTTTATTACATTTAACTCATTGGGATACTCCTAAAAAAATTGCCGCAACAGCAAGTGTTTTTATTTTAGTAAATTCTATTTCCGGGCTAATTGGACAATCATTAAATACTAATTTTACTATTGATTGGAATTTAACAAGTCTTTTATTAATTAGCGTAGCTATTGGCGGACAAATTGGGCAGCGAAGTAGTCATAAATTACTAAATCCGATGCAATTAAAAAAGGCAACCGCTATTTTGATTGCCTTTGTAAGTATTCGTATTTTAATAAAATATTTGTTTTAAATATTACTGGTCTGTCAAGGTTTTCATAAAATCAATTACTTGTGACACTTCTTTTTTTGATAAGCTTAAACTATCGAAAGGCAAGGTTTGATATTCACTCTCAAAACCTAAACCAGCACCGCCGCCTTTATTATAAAAATCCATCACCTCATCTAAAGTTTTATAAACGCCATTGTGCATATATGGCGCTGTTTTACCTATATTTCTAACAGTTGGTGTTTTAAAGAAATGTTTACGTTCGGCGGTTTTATACAAATTATATCTTCCTAAATCAGAAGAAATTTTAGGATTAATACTATCTGTGGACTCTGGAACACCTATAAATTCTAACTCGGTATCTTTGTAGTTAGGCGGCACTGTTCCATTAAAAAGAGGTGGAAAATGACACGATGCACACAATGCTTTTCCCATAAATAAATTAAAGCCTTTTTTTTCATCCGCAGTTAAGGTTTGTTCTTCTTCTCGTATATTTTTATCAAATTTAGAATTAAACGTATTCAAGGTTCTTATATAAGATGCAATTGCATGACGTATATTAAAATCTATTCTTTTATTACCGTATAAAGTCGCTAGTGAATTTTTGTGATTTTTATTTTTGAAAACACGCTGTACTACCGAATCCATCGACATATTAAACTCATTATGATTTTTTACAACGCCAATAACCTGCCCTTCTAAACTACCTGCTCTGGCATCCATAAAAAAACTTCTTTGGTAAGCGGCATAGGTTAAAGTTGGGCTATTTCTTGTTTGATTTTTATTGAATTTTTTTCGTCCATCGGTAAAAGCCAATTCTTTAACATGACAAGTTGCACACGCCATATCGTACTTTTTAGAGAGCGATGTATCGTTAAATAATTGCTTACCAAAAACTATTTTTTCGGCAAGTTTAGTGGTATCGCTTAAATGATCAGAAAAGTAATTTATATTTAATGTTTTATCAGAAAAAAGCGTTGACATATTGTTAGACAATGCCATTTCAAAAGGATATTTTACCTTCCAATCTTTTTGAATTTCAAGGAGTATTTTTAATTGATTATTGGTGTGATTTTTTATAAAACTAAACCTATCAAAAGTATCAAAATCATGGTTTAAAGCTTTTTGAGCACTTTTTATAGCATCTTCAAATTTATTTAATAATGCTTTTGATTGAAACTTGTTTTCATTAAATTTAATAATAGTAAGCAAAGTTTGATAAGTATATGAACTCTCTACTAATGATTGATTTAAAACAGGCGAATCAAAACCTGTAATACCTGTAGTGGCTATTCTGGTAATTTGATCTCTTAACAACCACATTACGTGATATCCTTTTAACTTTAGTGTTGCATTTTTTCGAATTAATTTTAAGCGCGCACTTGTAATATTGATAGCTCTTTTTAAAACTAAAGAATCGCTATTTTCATCAAAAACAGCTTCTTCTATAACCTGAAAACCTATCGGATTTACAATACGAGTATCATTACTTGCCTCGCCATGAACCCCAATAATATTTGGCGCATTTAACCACTTGTAATTGTCTTTATCAGAAAAAGCTAAAATTGGTTCTGATAATTTAAAATATTTTCGAGCTAAAATATAGTGTTTTTGTTGTGCTTTTGTTGATTTGAATTCCATGCTATCTAAATTTTCAATAGCTTTAGAAAGATGACTCAAATATAATTTTTTAACAGTGTCAGAAAATTCAGTAATTGAAGAATATTTTTCTGATTTTTGATTGCAGGCTACTACTAAAAGCAAAAGACATACACAAAGGTATGTCTTAGTTTGACCCAGTAAGTCTTTCATTTTCTTATTCTTTTTATACTTTTTTTATCTTTCTAAACCTGTAATTAAATGTAAAACAGAACCTTCTTTTCTGTTTTCTAAATCGGTATTTGCTTTTGGGTCTGTAAACGAGGTTCCATCGGCAGGTTCCCATCCGTGGTTTTGAGTTGTTACTAAAAATGACGACGTTCCATTGTTTACAATATCGGTAACATCAACCATTCCTGTAATTTCCCAATATTTAGAAGTTCTACCATATCCTAAGCTTGCCGCTCTTTCTTGGTCGCATTCTAAAACTGTTTTTACAACACCTGTGTTTAAGTTGTATTGATACAATTTAGAATAGCCAACAATAGCCGAATTTACAGCAGCATATCCGTTAGGATCTTCTTGAATATAGGCGTAGTTTTCAGTAACTACAATATTATCAGGAGAATGGAAACCATCGGCTTTTCCTCCTACAATATCAGCATCTAAAACACAGGTAATTTTAGCAGCTCCTGTTGGATCATTCTCATTTAAAACCACTTTATACACACGTCCTAAAATAGCACCTTTACCTACTAAACCTGGTTTGTTACGCCCTGTTACTGCAAAATAAATTTCTCGGTTATTTGCCGCTGAACCTCTTCGCCAATCAATATCTTCTAACCTAGAAAACCCCATAACACCTTTGGTTTTACACTCGGCATCTAAAGCAGCAATTTCTCTTTCTTCTAATTCCACAAATTTTGCATCGTACGAAGTTCCTTGTTTCATATCTACCTCATAAGAAACATTAGCCGAAGTTACTTTTAAACCATATAATTTTCCGCCTTCTAAATCACCTCTATTACCAACATACATTCCTAATTGCCCTGAAGGGATTTCGTTATTTGCATTATCATCTCCAATAAAAGCAACAGTTTTATCA encodes:
- a CDS encoding type B 50S ribosomal protein L31, whose translation is MRKGIHPENYRMVAFKDMSNGDVFLTRSTANTKETLDVEGTEYPLIKLEISRTSHPFYTGKSKLIDTAGRIDKFKNKYAKFKK
- a CDS encoding glutaminyl-peptide cyclotransferase, whose product is MRIYSYLAFALSITCITSCSQSDYKFKLDTSKKTTLGQKAAIKFEQIKGEKIDSVHLFINKKRVNKTQTNVSINTADFGVGKHAVTALAFYPKKSKKITGAIEILAQNAPAVYSYKVINTYPHDKKSYTQGLEFKDGFLYETTGRRGESTLRKVALKTGEVLQKIDLDKKYFGEGMTIFNNKIYWLTWQARKGFIYDLETFKQLGEFDYKNSNQGWGLTHNQNELIKTDGTNKIWFLNADNQTEKRNIQVYTNKYAVDNLNEIELINGKIYANKWQQNSILIINPKTGAVDGVANLNGLRDIVAKNQTLDDNDDVLNGIAYDAQNNRLFVTGKHWGKLFEIELIKK
- a CDS encoding SDR family NAD(P)-dependent oxidoreductase — encoded protein: MSKNIVITGTSRGIGFELAQKFANQGHNVLALSRNTKPLELVNHKNITALSVDLSNNDDLKKATDFIKKQWNNVDILINNAGKLINKPFTELTTSDFEEVYKVNVFAVAEITKQLIPFMKKGSHVVTISSMGGVQGSLKFAGLAAYSSAKGAVITLSELLAEEYKEQQIAFNVLALGAVQTEMLEEAFPGYIAPLSAKEMADYIFDFSLTGSKYYNGQVLQVSSSNP
- a CDS encoding mannose-1-phosphate guanylyltransferase gives rise to the protein MNNNYYAVIMAGGVGSRFWPVSTQEYPKQFHDMLGTGESLIQRTFNRINQLIPAENILISTNEHYEELVLKQLSKTSKRQLLLEPTMRNTAPCILYSALKTYAQNPDAVLLIAPSDHWIEDEIEFLNNIKTSFEVSEKNDILMTLGIQPNAPNTGYGYIKFEENSVEDSTIKKVKKFTEKPNLETAKEFLKNGDFLWNAGIFVWSAKSILKAFKDHLPEMFAILNTDNNIYNTNLEASFIKKNYEKCENISIDYGIMERSDNVYVLPINVGWNDLGTWGSLYQKLNKDTQQNAVVGANAIFRDANGNMVSTENGKKIIIQGLNDFIIVEKEDTILICPKKDEQDIKQISALATTEFSKLN
- a CDS encoding acyl-CoA desaturase is translated as MTIVIFIIFLWYSGLFFQTFFLHRYAAHQSFTMSKFAEKVCFVLTWIFQGSNYLSAYGYGVMHRMHHAYADTEKDPHSPKYDSNLFKMMWRTKNVYQDINNQRIEIQAKFTKNVPQWKSFDTFASSKFSRLVWAALYVVFFVFFATAWWQWLLLPVAFLMAPIHGVIINWFAHIYGYVNFKVSDTSKNLLPFDFLMMGEGYHNNHHAHGSRANFGGVRWHEIDVTYCIMLFLSKLGFIKIKN
- a CDS encoding cyclic nucleotide-binding domain-containing protein — translated: MVNIRTYLEKSLLINDSDWQFFTSRLKLRKVKKRTKLLNVGEVENFISFIDKGIVRFFIPRKDQDKDKEITFGFCFSNEFVSAYDSFLTQAPSLYELETLTDVEMWSMSYDDLQKVYQQTSIGNALGRISSERLYLIKSKREQSLLNETAEERYLKLFDERPELIKAIPLKYIASYIGVTAQALSRIRKRIT
- a CDS encoding helix-turn-helix domain-containing protein, which encodes MKSLLQHLKTRKLASFIENKTIYTSPCAELTIFKTNKVTKNIFLDFDAPIIASIITGKAIMDFEKTMPFSFIPGETLIIPEENSVRIDFPEASELNPTICLGLVIDPNKINDVISNFNEKTILQRENNNWDFKKKAAHLNNNIEIDILVKKITDTFIKDTKSKDALLNLMIQELIIRLLQSKARKLILRKVNDEFSDTRISYAVKYIQENLTKSNLTLDKVAEKACMSKSHFFKKFKSTLGITPIDYINSEKIKFAKKLIKKNPDQNISDIAYKAGFNNVTYFNRLFKKNELITPQKFKISLSKITAYNY
- a CDS encoding sulfite exporter TauE/SafE family protein, which encodes MLFFSIAILYASVGFGGGSSYLAVLVLTGIAYSQIRATSLLCNIVVVFSNVVFFQKEKLIHWKKISPLVFCSVPMAFLGGFIKINQTAFFIILGITLFIASLIMWFSNTTNYKKQYKTSNYKNASYGATIGFISGMIGIGGGIFLAPLLHLTHWDTPKKIAATASVFILVNSISGLIGQSLNTNFTIDWNLTSLLLISVAIGGQIGQRSSHKLLNPMQLKKATAILIAFVSIRILIKYLF